The Sedimentibacter sp. zth1 DNA segment CATGTTTCTTTCTACAGATTGTGTTTCACTTATTATATCTATTTTCCATCCAGTTAATTTTGCTGCAAGTCTTGCGTTTTGTCCTTCTTTACCAATTGCTAAAGATAACTGATTATCCGGTACTACTGCAACAGCAGCTTTCTGTTCTTCATTAACTGTTACATTCAAAATTTTTGCAGGTCCTAAACTATTTGCTATAAATATAGATGGATCTTTATCAAAAACAACTATATCAATTTTTTCTCCATGTATTTCACCTATAATAGTTCTAACTCTAACACCTTTATTACCTACACAAGATCCTACTGGATCAACGTTTAAATCGTTTGAGTGTATTGCTATTTTTGATCTTGAGCCAGCTTCACGAGATATACTGCGTATTTCTAATACACCATCATGAATTTCAGGAACTTCTAACTCAAATAATCTTTTTATAAGATTAGGATGCGTTCTTGATAACAAAATATTAGCACCTTTTCCAGTATTCTTAACTTCAAGTATAACTGCTTTTAATCTATCACCTTGATTAAAGTTTTCTCCAGGTATTTGTTCAGTTTGAGTAATCACACCTTCTATTTTACCTAAGTCAATATATATATTACCTCTATTTACTCTTTGAACAATACCATCAATTAAATCGCTTTCTCTACCTTCAAATTCATTAAATATATTTTCTCTTTCAGCTTCTCTAATTTTTTGAAGAATAACTTGTCTTGCAGTTTGTGCAGCAATTCTACCGAAGTCCTTTTTAGGTTTAATTTCAATTTTAACGATATCTCCAACTTCATATGAAGCTTTTATATTTCTAGCTTCTTCTAATGATATTTCTTCTTGAGGTTCCTGAACCTCAAGAACTACAGTTTTGTCTGCATATAATCTATAATCACCTGTAACTTCATCAGATTCTATAGAAAAATTATTAGATTTACTATAATTCTTTTTATAACCTGATTCTAATGCTGCCCTAATTGCTTCAATTACTACTTCAGGAGAAATTCCTTTTTCTTTTTCAAGTTCCCCCAATGCTCTTAATATATCTTTGCTCATTTTAACCTCCATTAAAAAAATTCAACAGCTTTATTTATTTTAGAAATATTTTTAAGTTCAATTATTACTTTTTCTTTTCCAACTTGTACTGTTACAGTTTCTTCAGCTTTTTCTAAAAGTGTTCCAATAATAAATTTAGTACCATTAACATTTTTGTAAAGTTTTATTTCAACTTCATTATTTATGTTATCGATAAAATCCGATTCCTTTTTAAAAGGTCTATCAATACCTGGAGAAGATACTTCTAAATAATATTGTTCATCAATGAAATCCATTGTGTCTATTTTTTTATTAAAAGCGTTGCTTATCATCGAGCAATCATCTATATTAATACCGCCATCTTTATCTATATAAATTCTTAGATACATAAATGGACCTTCTTTTACATACTCTATATCAATTAGTTGATATTCAGTATCTTTAATTATTTCATTTATGATATCTGTAGCAGTTTGTATAATTAGTTTTTTGTTCATAATTTCCTCCTTTGACTTAATTTATTAGTATAATTAGAAAGAGTGGGATTTACCCACTCTTTGACGTCATAACTTTCTTTTGTAGATTATATCATATAATAAACCAAAAATCAAATAAAATAATAAAAATTTCATATTTTTGAGTAAGTTATATACAATTTATATAAAAATATGACTTTTTATATAAATTATTTGTATATATATATGATAACCTTATTTTAAAAGTGTATCCTTTAAATATCAAAAATTAAAAATAGAAATTTGATTTGTTTTATCTAGATTTTGTAAACAACCATGTTTATCAAGAACCTCAATAACTGTTTTAGTAACTCTTGCTCTTTTTACAATGTCTTCAACAGAAATGAATTCTCCTTTTTCTCTTTCATTTTTAATACTTATAGCAGCATTTTCTCCTAATCCCTGTAATCCAACTAAAGGAGGTAAAATCCCACCTTGTACAACCTTGAATTTTTTATCATCTGATTTGTACAAATCAACTTTTTCACATTTAAAGCCTCTTTTATACATTTCATTGGCAACTTCCAAAACTGTATACATATCTTTTTCTTTTGTAGTTTTCTCATTACCTTTATCTTCTATCTCTTTCATTGCTTGCTTTATAGCATCCTCTCCGTTTGAAATTACTTCAGCATTAAAATCCTGTGCTTTCATTGTGAAATATGATGCATAAAATGCTTCTGGATAATGAACTTTAAAATATGCGATTTTAACAGACATCATAACATAAGCAACAGCATGAGCTTTAGGAAACATATACTTGATTTTTTGACATGAATCAATATACCATTGCGGTACATTTTGTTCATTCATAGCTTCAATATCTGAATCTCTAAGTCCCCTACCTTTTCTTACTCTTTCCATTATTACAAAGGAGAGCTTCTTTGCAACACCTTTATGAATTAGATATGTCATAATATCATCTCTTGTTGCAATAACTTCTTTTATTACACAGGTATTGTTTAGTATCAAATCCTGTGCATTTCCAACCCAAACGTCTGTACCATGTGACAATCCACTTATACGAAGCAAGTCAGAAAATGTTTTAGGTTGTGTTTCCAATACCATTTTTCTAACAAATGCTGTACCAAACTCTGGTATTGCAAGCGTTCCAGTTTCACAATTTATATCATTTTTAGTAACATTAAGTGCTTTAGGGCTTGTAAATATTGACATCGTTTCAGCGTCATCTAGTGGAACATCCTTGTCATTAATTCCTGTAAAGTCCTCAAGCATCCTAATAATACTTGGCGTATCATGACCTAGCAAGTCAAGCTTCAATATACGTCCAGAAATAGAATGATAATCAAAATGTGTTGTTATAGAACCAGATTTACTATTATTTGCAGGATATTGTATAGGAGTAAAATCGTGTATATCCTTATTACGAGGAACTACCATAACACCACCAGGATGCTGACCAGATGTTCTTTTTATACCTACACATCCTTGAATAATTCTGTTGATTTCAGCATTTCTTTTAGGTATATGCTTATCTTCAAAATAATTTTTAACAAACCCGTATGCTGTTTTATCAGCTATTGTGCCTATTGTACCTGCTCTAAAAACCTTACCAACACCAAATAGCTCTTCTGTATATTTCATTGCAACACCTTGCTCTTCACCTGCAAAGTTCAAATCAATATCTGGTTCTTTATCTCCTTCAAATCCTAAGAAAACTTCAAATGGTATATCATGACCATCTTTTCTAAGCTTTTTACCACACTTTGGACAATCCTTGTCTGGCATATCCACTCCAGAACCATAAGAACCATCCGTTATAAACTCGGAATACGTACAATGGTCGCATATATAATGTGGTACAAGTGGATTAACCTCTGATATTCCACTCATTGTAGCTGCAAATGACGAACCAACGGAACCTCTTGAACCTACAATGTAACCGTCTTCATTTGATTTTTTAACTAGCTTTTCAGCAATGATATACATGATTGCATATCCATTGCTTATTATTGAATTCAACTCCCTATTAAGTCTGCTCTCAACTATCTCTGGTAACACATCCCCATAAATCCTATGTGCTCTTTCAAAACATATTGTTCTAAATTCATCATCAGCACCATCGATGATTGGTGGAAATGTGCCATTTGGTATAGGTAAAATATTTTCAATACTATCTGCTATAACGTTAGTATTTGTTACAACCACTTCATAAGCTAAATCTTGACCGAGATATGAAAATCTTTCTAGCATTTCATCTGTAGTCATTAGATATAATGGTGCTTGATCTTCAGCATCTTCAAAGCCTTGTCCTGTCATAAGTATTTTTCTATATAGCTCATCCTCTTTATTTAAAAAGTGGACATCACCAGTTGCTATTACAAGTTTGTTAAGTTTACGTGCTAAAGCGATAATTTTTCTATTTATATCTTTTAGCTCTTCGAAATCTTTAACCCTACCATTTCTAACTAAAAATGCATTGTTTTCAAGCGGCTGAATTTCTAAGAAATCATAGAATTCTGCTATATTTTCTATTTTTTCATCACTTTCACCCTCTAAAATAGCTTTATATAATTCACCTGCTTCACATGCAGTTCCAATTATAAGACCCTTTCTAACTTTATTTAAATCAGATTTTAAAATTCTTGGTTTTTTATAGAAGTGGTTTATGTGTGAATCTGATACAAGTTCATATAATGATTTTAGTCCTTCATAGTTCTTAACTAAAATATTAATATGGTATGACATTTTTTTGTTCATATCTATGCTATCTTTTAGTGTGTCATCAAGTATTGAAAAACTTGTTATTTCTTTTTCTTCTAAAATCTTATATAGCTCTAGTAATAAAAATGCTGTAGCCTTAGCATCATCGACTGCTCTATGGTGATTTTCTAAAATAATATTAAATTTTTTAGTGAGAGTATTAAGTTTATAATTCCTAATACCTTTAACCAATGCTTTAGACAACTCTAATGTATCAATTACTGGCATATCATAAACTTCATTAAATCTACTTCTGAATTTTTCTTTAATAAATTTAACATCAAAATTGGCATTGTGTGCTACTAATATAGCATCGTTTCCCACAAACTCTTTAAATGAATTAAGTGCATCTTCGATTGTTGGTTGACCCACAAGCATTTCATCTGTAATACTTGTTAATTCAATAATTTTATCTGGCAGTTTCATGTTTGTACTAATAAGAGTATTAAAATTATCTACTATTTGTCTATTTTTAATTCTTACTGCGCCTATTTCAATTATATGGTCTTTTCTAGCATTAAAACCAGTAGTTTCAATATCAAAAACTACTAACTCACTATCAAGTGTTTTATCTTGGCATTTATATGAAATGGATATACCATCATTTACAAGGTAACCTTCCATTCCGTAAATAACTTTAAAATCATCACTAGCTGTGTCCATGGCATTAGGATATCCTTGTACAACACCATGGTCTGTAATTGCAAGAGCTTTATGTCCCCATGATTTTGCTAGCTTAGCATAGTCAGCAAATGGACTAATTCCATCCATAGAACTCATACAAGTATGCAAATGAAGTTCTACTCTTTTTACTTCCGCATTGTCAATTCTTTTAGCAACTTTAAACTCAGATTCTTTAATCGCTCTTGACATGACAACCAATTCTTTACTAAAGGAATCAAATTCAGCATTACCTATTACTTCAACTGCTTTGTAATTTGCCATTTCATCAATTTGTTCAGGTGTCATATTTTTTCTACAAAAATACTTCACATTTATTGTATCTAAAAAGTCAGTAACTGAGAATATAAACAACGTACTTCCACTTTTCAATTCTCTTCTATCACATGCTATAACTTTACCTTTAATATGAACTTCTCCAGAATTATCATTTATCTCAGAAATTTCACTTAATTCTAGAGTGCCAAATTTTTTTTCATCTCTAACATTTTGTTTAACTCTATTGAACGGTTTCTGAGTAAATGTCTGTGCTTTAGGTTGGTCAGCTGATTTTTTAGAAATATTTCCGTCTGAAAGAGATTTCATAATTTCATCATTAATTATTTCAGCATTATTATTTACAACTATGTTCTTATCTAACATAATACTTATATTTAACTCAGTATTGTAAAGCTTCAAGAAATACTCTTTTATTTTTCTGTCTATTGAATGTTCTTTTAATTTAGCAAATGCCAGTTCATTAGAAATTTTAATAATTATACTTCCATTTTCCAATGATATATTTGAGGATTTATAACACATTAGTGATACTTTCCTAATTAAATATTGTACGTTTATTAATATCGTATCATAAAAATTTTTATCATTTTCTATATCAATATTATAACTAATACAAAATTCAACATTTACCATATTAGAATAACGTTCTTTTATTTCATCAATAGCTTTGTCTATCTCAACTAAACTTATTGCATTATTTGATACAAATACAAATCTTATCAGCTTGTCCTCTTTGACAACTTCTATTTTATTTAAATTCGCATTAGAAATTCCTTTATATTTACTAAAATCAACTAACATTTTTATCTCCAATATTTTCAACTTTATCTCTATCTAATCTATTATAATATAAAAAAGCTGTATAATACAGCTTTTATTTTAATTAATTTTTTCTATTTCTTCTAATAATACTTTAATTATTTCTTCTTCATTAACTTTTCTAATAATTTCGCCCTTTTTGAATAGTAACGCTTCTCCATTGCCAGATGCAAAACCTATGTCTGCTTCTCTTGCTTCGCCCGGGCCATTAACTGCGCATCCCATTATGGCTATTTTTATGTCTTTTTTGATTGGTGCAACAGCTTTTTTTACATCTTTTACAATATTTATTAAGTCTACTTTTGTTCTTCCACATGTTGGGCAAGAAATAACGTCTATCCCATATGGTCGCAAACCTAAATACTGCAATATCTTTCTTCCTATTATTACTTCTCTTACAGGGTCCTCAGTTAGTGAAACTCTAATTGTGTCACCTATACCCAATAGGATAAGTGAACCTAGTCCCATTGAAGTTTTAATAATTCCATCTTCATCTGAACCAGATTCGGTAATACCTAAATGTATTGGATAATCAGTGCGTTTTTTAAGCTCAATATTTGCATCATATGTCAATTTTACATTAGTTGCTTTTATTGATATTACGATATTATCATAATTATATTTTTCTACGAGTTTTACCTGTTCTAATGCACTTTCAACTAAAGAAAATTGATTTACACCGTTGTATTTGTCTAAAAACTCTTTTTTTACAGAGCCAGAATTTACTCCAACTCTAATTGGTATATTTTTATCTTTACATGCTTCTATAACTTTTTTTACATTATCTTCTGAACCAATATAACATGGATTGATTCTTATTGCATCAATACCATTTTCTACAGCATACAATGCCATTTTATAATCGAATTGAATATCTGCAATAATTGGCATATTGGTGTATTTTTTTAATGTCTTTATAGCCTTAGCATCTTCTTCTGAGTCAATAGAAGCTCTTATAATATCGCAACCATTTGCTTCAAGCAGTTTAACTTGATCAATTGCTTGATTTATATTATTGCTTAAATTAAAATTCAACATCGATTGTACAGTTATTTTATTGTTTCCACCTATTTTTAGATTTCCACAGTTTATTACTTTAGTCATAATATTATCTCCTATTTTATAGCTATTACTAAAATAATCTTACTACATCCTTGTAAGTTACAAATATCATAAGTGTTATCAATAGTACAAAGCCTACAAAATGTACAAAACCTTCTTTTTCTATAGGAATTTTCTTTCCTCTTATCTTTTCAATTATCAAAAACACCAATTTGCTACCATCAAGTGCGGGAATTGGTAATAAATTAAAAAAACCTAAATTAATACTTAGTAAAGCAACCAAATTAAGCAATGGATAAATACCTAGTTTTGAAGTTTCACCTATCATACTAACTATTTGAATAGGTCCACCAACTGAACCCTCTTTTACGTGTCCTCCAAATAAATTTCCAATAAATTCAAACATTAATCTTATATAATATCCTGTCTTGTAAAATGATGAAGCTACCGTTGTTATAAACGATTTCTCAACATGTGTATTAAATCCAAGCTGCGCTACTTTTTTAGGTACAACTTCAAATTTTAACTCCTGTCCATCCCTTTTTACAGTAATATTCAATTTATCTTCATTTAAAGCGTTAATCGCTAATCTTATATCTTCAAAGTTAGATATGTCTATATTGTTAATTTTTATTATTTCGTCATTTGTTCTAATTCCAGCTTTATATGCAGGTGATTGTTTGTCTTTTGTCTCAACGATTGATGTTTCAAATTGTTCGCTTTTAGAATAGATACCAATTATATTTCTTGTATATTGGTTTACTCTAAAATCTAAAGTTTCTTTATCTCTTTCAACTTTAATATCCAATGGTGTTTCAAGGTTTTCAGATGTTTTTTCCAATAAATCATATATGATTTCATCCCATATATAAACCTTATCGCCATTTATTGATACAATTTTATCATTAGGTCTAATCCCAGCTTTATAAATCTCTGAATTTTCATCCATTTGATTTACTGTGTTTCCTAATACTCCGAAACCGAAAGATATGATTATAAATATAATTATGGCAAGAACAAAATTCATTATTGGACCAGCTGCAATAACTTTAAATCTTTGCCATACAGTTTTACAATTATAACTTGTACTTGACTGAACATCTTCTTCTTCACCTTCCATCCTAACAAAACCTCCAATTGGAAGTAATCGTATAGAATAAACGGTTTCGTTTTTAATTTTTTTATATATTATGGGTCCCATACCAATTGCAAATTCTTCAATTTTTATCCCTACGCTTTGTGCTACCTTATAGTGACCAAATTCGTGAATAAGTATAACTAGTGAAAATACAAATATTGTTGCAATAAAAGTTACCAAATTATATCCTCCATTAAATAAAATATGTTACAAAATAATAAACTACTGGTGCAACAAACAACACACTATCAAATCTGTCTAATATTCCACCATGACCTGGCAAGAAATTACCAAAATCTTTTACTGAGTGCTCACGTTTAATTTTAGATGCAAGTAAATCTCCAAACATAGAAAGTATTGAAGCGAATACATTAAATATTATAATAGGCAATAAGTTTTTTATTCCTAAAATTTCAAAAAATATTATACAAAGTATAGTAGAACCTATTATACCACCTATTGCACCTTCTATAGTTTTTTTAGGACTTATATTAGGGCACAATTTATGTTTGCCAATAAACACTCCTGTAAAATAAGCAAATGTATCTGTTCCAAAAGAAATCAAATATACAAGCCAAACGTATGGTGTATTGTTCAATTTAATCATATAATACATAAACATTACTACGTATAAACCAACGAATAATGTATTAGCCAATCTAGTTAATGTAATATCTTTATTAGTAACATAAAAAATAAAGTTTGCTAAAACGTATATCAAAATAATAAAATTAAATGAACTAAATTCTACAAAGTAACCAACCAAATACAATGTTAAAATAAGTAAATAGTTTATTGAAGCTTCATATGGAAATTTTTCATTATTTCTAAACAATTTTGATAATTCATGAACACCAATTGCTGCTATCAATAAATAAACAGCATCAAATAATAATCCACCAATATATGTTACTAATGCAATTATTAAACCCCCTACAATACCTGTGATTATTCTTTTTTTCATAATACACCACCTATTTTTTACCAAATCTTCTACTTCTTTTTTGATATTCTAATATTGATTCATAGTATTCATTTTCTTTGAAATCAGGCCAAAATATATCTGTAAAATAAAATTCTGTATAAGCTAATTGATATAATAAAAAGTTGCTAAGTCTAATTTCTCCACTTGTTCTAATTAAAAAATCGGGATCATCAAAATCTTTTGTATACAAGTAATCTTTGAATTTTTTTTCATTTAAATCATCTATATTAATTTTATTATTTTCAACGTCATTTATAACCTTTTTTACTGCTTTAATTATTTCATCTCTTGAACCATAACTCAATGCAATGTTAAGGTTGAATCTATTATTATATTTAGTCTTTTCTAAAGCCTTTTGTACTTCTATTTTAATATCGAAAGGAAGGTCTTCAATGTTTCCTATCAAACTAATTTTGATATTATTTTTATGGATTCTATCTAATTCTTTTTTTAAAAATTCCAATAGTAGATTCATTAGACAATCTACTTCTACTTTATCTCTACCCCAATTTTCAGTTGAAAAGGCATATACCGTTAAAGCTTTTACTCCTATATTAATGGAAGATTCAACAATTTCCATTATTCTTTTAACGCCTTCTCTATGTCCCATAGCCGTTGGTAATTTTCTTGTCTTAGCCCATCTTCTATTGCCATCCATTATTATAGCAACATGTTGTGGAACAATACCTTCCAATATTTCATCTTTTAAATTCATAGCTACCTCTTGTACTAATTGTATTTAAATATCAAAAAAAATGCACTAATACAGACTTAATCAATAATTAAGCCTGTATTAGATGATTTAGTAATATGTCACATATAATGTTATATAGTCACTGCTTTCTAGGTTTTTAATAACGTAAGGATTGCTTAGATTATTAAATTTTGAATTAGTACCTTTTAACTTAACTATTTTAATGATTTTATTACTTTTTTCTTGAAGAAATTTTAAAGTTTCGCTTAAAGGAGAACCTGTTAAGTTATCCATTCTATACCTCTAATATCTCTTTTTCTTTAGATTTGTAAATTTCGTCAATAAATTTAGTATATTTGTCTGTAAGCTTTTGAGCATCCTCTTCAGCTTTTTTTAAGTCATCTTTTGTTAATTCACTTCTTTTTTCTAATTTTTTGAAAACATCTATTACATCTCTTCTGATATTTCTTAATGCAATTTTTCCGTTTTCTGTTTCTTTTTTTACTAATTTAAGCAGGTCTTTTCTTCTTTCTTCTGTTAATTGAGGAATCATTAATCTAATAATCTTTCCATCGTTTGAAGGGTTGATTCCCAAATCTGAACTCATGATTGCTTTTTCAATTTCTTTTATACTTGATGCATCCCATGGTTGGATGATTAAGCATCTTGGTTCTGGAACAGAAATATTTGCAATTTGATTAAGCGGAGTCATAGAACCATAATAACTAACTTGTATTCTGTCTACAAGTTTTGGACTGGCTTTTCCAGCTCTGATTGTTCCAAGCTCTTCCTTTAAATGATCAACTGATTTTTTCATTTGTTCTTCACGATTAATTAATTCTTGTTTATACATTTTATACCTCCTTAATAATAGTTCCTATATTTTCGCCATGAATAATACGTTCAATATTTTGTGGATCTTCTATACCAAAAACTAGTATTGGTATTTTATTATCCATACATAATGATGTAGCTGTAGAATCCATAATTTTCAACCCTTTATTAAGTACATCTATGTATGTTAAGTTGTCATATTTTACTGCATCTTTAATTTTCTTAGGGTCTGCAGAATATACACCGTCTACACCGTTTTTTGCAAGTAATATAATATCAGCATTTATTTCTGCTGCTCTTAGTGCAGCAGTAGTATCCGTTGAAAAATAAGGGTTACCAGTTCCACCTGCAAATATTACTACTTTTGAAGTTTCTAAATGTTTCACAGCTTTACGTCTTATATATGGTTCTGCAACCTGTTTCATTTCAATTGAAGTTTGTGCAACTGCTACTACACCAATTTTTTCAAGGTGTGTTTGCAATGCTAAACCATTTATTATAGTACCTAGCATTCCCATATAATCTGATGTTGTTCTATCCATATCTTTTGCGGATGCACCACGCCAAAAATTACCGCCACCAACTACAATAGCTACTTGAACACCAAGGTCATTAACTGTTTTAACTACTTTTGCTATAGACATAATTGTTTTTTCATCAATTCCATGTCCTATACCGCCAGATAAAGCTTCACCACTAATCTTTAATAATACTCTATTGTATTTACAGTCCATTTTGCCTCCTTATTGTTCTTATTTTAACTAATGGAGAACCAAATAATAGTTCTCCATTATATAATATTACATATTTATTTGTTTAGCAACTTCTTCTGCAAAATTTTCAGATTTTTTTTCTAAGCCTTCGCCTACTTCAAATCTTTGAACTCCACTAAGTTTAATAGATTTTCCTATTTCTTTACCAACATTTTCGATAAGTTTTTTAACTGTTAAATCACTATCTTTTACAAATGGTTGTTCAACTAAGCAAACTTCTTTTAATTCTTTGTTAAGTCTTCCTTCAACCATTTTTTCAACTATAGCTTGAGGTTTTCCTTCATTTAATGCTTGAGCCATTAATACTTCTCTTTCGTGAGCTAAGTATTCTTGATCCACATCGTCTTTTGTTATATATTTAGGATTCATAGCAGCTACTTGCATTGCTAAATCTTTACCTAATACTTCTAACTCTTCTTTGCTAGCTTCTGATTCTAAACCAACGATAACTGAAATTTTACCAGCACCGTGTACGTAACCTACAACTGCACCATTTGTTACTTCAACTTTATCAAATCTTCTTAATGTCATATTTTCGCCGATTGTAGCTATTTTAGATGTTAATACTTCTTGTACTGTTTTATCTTCTCCATCATATTTAGCATTTTTTAATTCTTCAATGTCCTTATAGTCACCATTAACCAATATTTTAGCTGTTGTGTTTATAAATCCTTTAAAATCTTCATTTTTAGCAACAAAATCTGTCTCGGAATTTACTTCTACTACAACACCCTTTTTACCGTCTTGACTTATTGCAAAAGCTGTTAAACCTTCAGCAGCAATTCTACCTGATTTTTTAGCGGCTTGTGCAAGACCTTTTTCTCTTAAAAAGTCAATTGCTTTTTCCATATCACCGTTTGTTTCTTTTAATGCTTTTTTACAATTCATCATACCAGCATTAGTAGCTTCTCTTAATTCTTTTACCATTGATGCAGTTATATCTGCCATTTAATTTCCTCCTTATTTTAAAAAAAGTAAGGAAATAAGGAGCAAACCCTTAATCCTTACTTTTAGTTAATTTCTTATATTTATTTACTACTCTGCAATTTTTTCTTGTTCTTCTTCAGTAACAACTTTTTCTTCTTCAGTAGTATCAACTAATTGCTCACCTTGTTTTCCTTCGATTACAGCATCAGCAATTGTTGAAGTTAATAATTTAACGGCTCTGATAGCATCATCATTACCAGGAATTACTAAATCAATTTCATCTGGATCACAGTTAGTATCAACTATAGCTACTACTGGAATTCCTAATATATGAGCTTCTTGAACAGCGATTTTTTCTTTTCTAGGGTCAACTATGTATATAGCTCCAGGAACTTTACCCATATTTTTAATGCCACCTAAGAATTTCTCTAATCTTTCAGCTTGATGTTTTAACTTAATAACTTCTTTTTTAGTTAAAAGATTGAATGTTCCATCTTCTTCCATCTTTTTCAATTCATTAAGTTTATCAATTCTTTTTTTAATAGTTTTGTAGTTTGTTAACATACCACCTAACCATCTTTGACTTACAAAGTGCATTCCACATCTTAAAGCTTCTGTTTTAATTGACTCTTGAGCTTGCTTTTTAGTTCCAACGAATAAAACTTCTTCACCATTAGCTACTACATCTTTAATAAAGCGGTATGCTTCATCAACCTTATCACTTGTTTTTTGTAAATCGATAATATAAATTCCGTTTCTTTCTGTAAAAATATACTCAGCCATTTTAGGGTTCCATCTTCTAGTTTGGTGACCGAAGTGAACACCAGCTTCAAGTAATTTTTTCATGCTTACTATTGCCATTTTTTATTTCCTCCTTTTGTTTTTCATCCAGCATCGTCATACTTTACTCAAGACTCATATATATGAGCACAACTCTCGCAAATCGGACACTGTGCATAGTACCTTGGTATTATAACATACTAAATTTTTCATAGCAAGATTTTTTTTAAAAATAATGTAAATTAATTATTAAAAACATTAAACATATCAATAACACTATATCTATTTCAAGTATTACCATATATATCTAATTTATTCATATTAAATATTTTTAAAATATACTATGGTATTTTATCATTTATTTAGATTTTTCACATTTCAAGCATATAATTTCATTGTTCTTCTTAACTTTCATATTGCCGCATACATCACATATTTCATTTGTTGGCTCATACCAAGAAATATAATCACAATCTGGATAACCACTGCATCCAAAAAATCTTCTACCTTTTTTTGTGTATTTAACAACTAAATCTTTACCGCATCTTGGACATTTAACATCTATCTTTTGTAAAATTTGTTTAGTATTTTTACATGATGGGTAGTTTGAACA contains these protein-coding regions:
- a CDS encoding PolC-type DNA polymerase III; its protein translation is MLVDFSKYKGISNANLNKIEVVKEDKLIRFVFVSNNAISLVEIDKAIDEIKERYSNMVNVEFCISYNIDIENDKNFYDTILINVQYLIRKVSLMCYKSSNISLENGSIIIKISNELAFAKLKEHSIDRKIKEYFLKLYNTELNISIMLDKNIVVNNNAEIINDEIMKSLSDGNISKKSADQPKAQTFTQKPFNRVKQNVRDEKKFGTLELSEISEINDNSGEVHIKGKVIACDRRELKSGSTLFIFSVTDFLDTINVKYFCRKNMTPEQIDEMANYKAVEVIGNAEFDSFSKELVVMSRAIKESEFKVAKRIDNAEVKRVELHLHTCMSSMDGISPFADYAKLAKSWGHKALAITDHGVVQGYPNAMDTASDDFKVIYGMEGYLVNDGISISYKCQDKTLDSELVVFDIETTGFNARKDHIIEIGAVRIKNRQIVDNFNTLISTNMKLPDKIIELTSITDEMLVGQPTIEDALNSFKEFVGNDAILVAHNANFDVKFIKEKFRSRFNEVYDMPVIDTLELSKALVKGIRNYKLNTLTKKFNIILENHHRAVDDAKATAFLLLELYKILEEKEITSFSILDDTLKDSIDMNKKMSYHINILVKNYEGLKSLYELVSDSHINHFYKKPRILKSDLNKVRKGLIIGTACEAGELYKAILEGESDEKIENIAEFYDFLEIQPLENNAFLVRNGRVKDFEELKDINRKIIALARKLNKLVIATGDVHFLNKEDELYRKILMTGQGFEDAEDQAPLYLMTTDEMLERFSYLGQDLAYEVVVTNTNVIADSIENILPIPNGTFPPIIDGADDEFRTICFERAHRIYGDVLPEIVESRLNRELNSIISNGYAIMYIIAEKLVKKSNEDGYIVGSRGSVGSSFAATMSGISEVNPLVPHYICDHCTYSEFITDGSYGSGVDMPDKDCPKCGKKLRKDGHDIPFEVFLGFEGDKEPDIDLNFAGEEQGVAMKYTEELFGVGKVFRAGTIGTIADKTAYGFVKNYFEDKHIPKRNAEINRIIQGCVGIKRTSGQHPGGVMVVPRNKDIHDFTPIQYPANNSKSGSITTHFDYHSISGRILKLDLLGHDTPSIIRMLEDFTGINDKDVPLDDAETMSIFTSPKALNVTKNDINCETGTLAIPEFGTAFVRKMVLETQPKTFSDLLRISGLSHGTDVWVGNAQDLILNNTCVIKEVIATRDDIMTYLIHKGVAKKLSFVIMERVRKGRGLRDSDIEAMNEQNVPQWYIDSCQKIKYMFPKAHAVAYVMMSVKIAYFKVHYPEAFYASYFTMKAQDFNAEVISNGEDAIKQAMKEIEDKGNEKTTKEKDMYTVLEVANEMYKRGFKCEKVDLYKSDDKKFKVVQGGILPPLVGLQGLGENAAISIKNEREKGEFISVEDIVKRARVTKTVIEVLDKHGCLQNLDKTNQISIFNF
- the nusA gene encoding transcription termination factor NusA translates to MSKDILRALGELEKEKGISPEVVIEAIRAALESGYKKNYSKSNNFSIESDEVTGDYRLYADKTVVLEVQEPQEEISLEEARNIKASYEVGDIVKIEIKPKKDFGRIAAQTARQVILQKIREAERENIFNEFEGRESDLIDGIVQRVNRGNIYIDLGKIEGVITQTEQIPGENFNQGDRLKAVILEVKNTGKGANILLSRTHPNLIKRLFELEVPEIHDGVLEIRSISREAGSRSKIAIHSNDLNVDPVGSCVGNKGVRVRTIIGEIHGEKIDIVVFDKDPSIFIANSLGPAKILNVTVNEEQKAAVAVVPDNQLSLAIGKEGQNARLAAKLTGWKIDIISETQSVERNMNIDVTTEVETEVETEQIPEVE
- the rimP gene encoding ribosome maturation factor RimP, with protein sequence MNKKLIIQTATDIINEIIKDTEYQLIDIEYVKEGPFMYLRIYIDKDGGINIDDCSMISNAFNKKIDTMDFIDEQYYLEVSSPGIDRPFKKESDFIDNINNEVEIKLYKNVNGTKFIIGTLLEKAEETVTVQVGKEKVIIELKNISKINKAVEFF